The Equus caballus isolate H_3958 breed thoroughbred chromosome 28, TB-T2T, whole genome shotgun sequence region gccaatcctcctctttttgctgaggaagactggccctgagctaacatccctgcctatcttcctctattttatatgtgggacgcctaccacagcatggcgtgccaagcggtgccatgtccacccccgggatccgaaccagcaaaccccaggctgctgaagcggaatatgtgaacttaaccgctgcaccaccaggccggaccCAACACTGGTCCATCTTATGTCTCCTGCTTGTATCCGTAATGAGTGGACTTGTCTTGCCCTGGAAACCTGCCCAAAGAGAAGGCTGTGTCCCCCTAATTCTGTTCCCTTTCACCTTTTAAGAAACCCTGAAGCTGTTACAGCGCCTGCTGAAGTCACCAGGCTGCCGGAAGATCCCTGTGCTGGTGCAGAGCAAGGACGATGTGATTGTCACGGCCTCCAACTTCAGTTCTGAGAGGTAGTGGGGGAGTGAGTGTTTACTTCCGGGCAGGCACAGCGATTGGATGAAATAGAAGATTCCAGTCTCAGCTCAGGGCCTCCCAAGTGGCAGTGTTGCCAGGGGCTGCATAGGGTGACCTGGATTTTGAGGAGCTGGCCTCGCCGAGGTTGGAATCCCAGCTGAGGCTTcattccttatctgtgaaatgggaataacctCACCTTCCTCATAGGGCTCTCATGAGTGTTGGAAATGATGTATGAAAAGCACTTAGTGCtgtctctggctgctgtgtgataGATACACAGCCATTTTTATAACTGTTGTTAGTAATTTTTTTATAATGTTTCTCAGAAGCTCTCTAATCAAGATCAGGTTTGGCATTTACTCGTTAGGTATTCTTTGATTCCATATTTATTGGATGTTTGTTCTGTGCCAGGCTCTTCATCTAGGCATTGAGGGTTCAGTTGGCTTGGGCATAGTCCTTGTCCTCAAGGTGGGTAGCTCCTTGGTCAGTTACTCTCTTAATAATAGTGAACTTTGTTAAATCTGTTCCTTCTCCCAGAGTTTTGGGGCTGCTTAGGAGCCATCTGCCTCCTGGCTTGGTCTAGAGTGCAGGACCCAGAGCAGCCTGGCATTTTGGCCTGTGGCTCTGCCCTGACACTGTCTTCGGGACCACCAGTTGGCCAGCAGATGGGGGTCTGCTTCAGCCGGCTCCATTTCACGTCATTCACGTTGTCCGGTGCCTGTTCTGTGCAGGCGCTATTCACTGAACGGTGGGGAATATATCATTCTGATCTCGAGGAGTTTGATTAACCCTGGATAGGAGATACAGAGACCAGTGAGATAACTGAGGAAGACCAGACATAGTTACAGGTAACAGAGACACAAGAAGTTCCTTTAGAGCTCGAAGGAATCGAGAGTGCCCGTCtgggaaaggcttcctggaagaagcagCATTGGAGATGGGCTCCGAAGGATGAGAGGAGTTGGTAGTTGGACAAGAGGGAAGGAATTcaggcaggaggatcagagtgAACAAATAGACATGAGGGCCAAAAGTACCAAGCTTTTAGGAGAAGGCAAGCTTCTCTGGTCTGGCTAGTATAGGAATTTGAGAGAAATAAACCTGCGGAGATGTGGGGAGGAAGGATCCAGGCTATCTCCTCGGCAGCGGAAGGCAGTTACGGATTTTAAGCAAGCGTGTGTGCTTTAGGAGGAAGAGGCTCCCATTAGCTCCTGAAGTAGATCACTGGTGGAGGGACAGGAGGGGACAGATTTCAAAGACAAaactgaggaagagaagaaggccTTGGAGCGGGTGTGGCTAGGAGTTGCTAGGTCAGGGCAGAGGGGTAGAGCCCTGGGACGCAACGGAGGGGGCCAGTGGGGCCCTTGGAGCAGCGGCTGGTCCAGGAGCCCTCCTGCTTCCCCCGCCCTGGGTCAGGCAGGAGCTGGCCACCCGAGcacccttcttcctttctcttcactcTCCACTTAGGATGTGCCCGATATTCCAGATCTCCAACGTTACAGGCGAGAACCTAGATCTGCTGAAGATGTTCCTCAACCTCCTCTCTCCCCGCACCAGCTACCGGGAGGAAGAGCCTGCTGAGTTTCAGATTGATGACACCTACTCTGTCCCGGTGAGTGGCTTCTGGTGGACTGGGCAGGGTGGGAGGCTGGGCGGGTCCTCCTTACAGGAGTGTTGGGGCAagtgtgtggtggggagggcCCAAGTGGGGATGGACTTACTGGGCCAGGGTCTTCTCTGCAGGGTGTGGGGACAGTGGTGTCGGGCACAACACTGAGGGGCCTGATCAAGCTGAATGAcacgctgctgctgggcccagaCCCCCTGGGTAACTTCCTGTCCATTGCTGTAAAGTCGATCCATCGCAAGCGAATGCCTGTCAAGGAGGTGCGGGGCGGGCAGACGGCCTCCTTCGCGCTAAAGAAGGTGAGTGTTGATGACACCAAAAACGCCCCTGAGGCTCTGCATTTTGCTAGACTCTGTGCCATCTCCAGTCCTCATGGCTGCTCTGTAAGGCGGGGATAACTGACCTCactttgacagatgaggaaactgagcctcagagagcacaagtgacttgcccaggagcGCGCAGCTAGTAAGTGctagagccaggacttgaacccaggcctgcctgCCTCTAAGCTCTGTTCCTCCCCCTACTGCCAGCAGGGTGCCCTGAGCTCAGTGGTGAGGTCCGATAGGTGCCTCCCTGTAGCGCAGAGGGTCCTTCTGCATAGGCCGTTGGAGTCCATGCCGAGTCCGCTTCCTGCTCAGCCTTCTGTCCCTGAGGATTGGGATGAGTGCTAGCTCTGGGGTCACTTACCTTCCCCGCCAACCAGATTAACCAACAAAATGGGGCTTTCTTTATTCCTGCCAACAGTCACATCATGCTCGCCCTGTTCTTTCTACCTGAATGCGTGCCTGCCTTTGCCCTCTCACCACCCACTTAACTCTTACCTGTCCTTTGAGGCCCGGCTGAAATGCCACTTGCTGCACAAAGCGTTTCGTGACTCCCACCAGCACTGTTCAGGCTTCCACATAGCAGTAACGTCTGCATCGTACTGTTGCCCCAGAAGGCCTCTGGTCCAGTGCAGTGACACGGCAGGGCCGAGTTGGGGTAGTCCCCATTCCCAGAAGAACAGCTCGTCCTCCGGGACCAGGGGGTCAACCAGAAGGCCTCAGTGACCCTGAGGTCTGggattccttctttctttagatCAAGCGCTCGTCCATCCGGAAGGGCATGGTGATGGTTTCCCCACGCTTGAATCCCCAAGCATCCTGGGAGTTTGAGGCCGAGATCCTCGTCCTCCACCACCCCACCACTATTAGCCCACGCTACCAGGCCATGGGTAAGTGTCTAAGGGTGCTACCAGCCCAGGAGGGCCCCTGCTCTAGCTCCCTCTAGAAAGTGCTCCAGCAACCTGAAGTTTGAGCTCCAGCCAAGAGGCAGGTGTCTGTCCTGTGCAGTCAAGCCGTCCCCTCTGTCCACCCACGAGCTGAGGTGTTTGTTCAGTCCTGTGAACACTAACTGAGTGCTGGCTCTGCAGGGCTCTGCAGACCCAGACCTGCCCTAAGAGCCTCACCCTCAGTCCTTCAGCAACATCTGCTGAATGCTGCTGTGCTGGGCGGTGGGGCTGAGGTGCTGGGACAAAGACGGGGTGGGCAAGGGCCTCCCCTCAAGAAGCCTCCAGTCCAGGGAAGGCACACATGCAGACACAGGGCCCTGTATTAAGGAGCGTGGGCCCAGGGACGGGGGCATCTAACTGGAGGAAAAGGTGGGAGAGTACGAGGCAGGATCAGATCCAGGGGCAGGCCGCCAGCTTACTCGGCCACACTCGGCCTCCCTGAGGTCTGCAGCCTGCTGCAGCTCAAGAGTATTTCGTGCTTTCACtcactgcctcccctcccctgaggGCACTGGGCAGCTCAGGCCTGTCCTGACCTCCTGGGTCCCTTGGCAGTGCACTGTGGCAGCATCAGGCAGACAGCCACCATTCTGAGCATGGACAAGGACTGTCTGCGCACTGGGGACAAGGCCACCGTGCACTTCCGCTTCATCAAGACCCCTGAGTACCTGCACATAGACCAGCGGCTGGTGTTCCGGGAAGGCCGCACCAAGGCTGTGGGCACCATCACCAAGGTATGGCCGGGCAGGCCTCCTTgcctgcccccaggggacaccGGGGCCACTCCAGTTCTAAACCATGAGCAGAACAGGCTCTTCTTGAGAAATCCTGTGGACTCTTCCCTAACTGCCAGGGGCAGAGGCACTAGTCCCTGCCTCGGGAGAGCTGGAACAGCACATCCCTCCTGGGTGGCAGCTCTTAAGATTTGTTATAGCCACACTCCAAATATTTCTAGGTACTGAGGTCTTCACTTGGGCTCTTTGGGAGGCCTGAAGTTAAAACTTGCCCCAGCCTCTTGTTGCAGAGGGAGCAGGACCCTCGGGCTGGAGATGCGCTTGATGCCCTGTGGAGTTTCAGCCAGCTTAGCAAGTTCATCTCACCAGGCTCTGGCAGACTGGACCCTGGCCTGGGAGCTGGGCTGAGTGGGAGACGGCCGAGGTTCACAGACCGTCTGTGGGAAGAGCACCTAGGGCAGGGAACAGGACGGAGTCCTTCTGGGCTGGGCTGAAGCAGGTGCGATATCAGCCCAGGCCGTGGCAGTCCTGGGACACAGTGGAGATGAGAACATCTCTTCACCCACTGCCCCTGTCATGGTCCTCCTGCCATCTGCCCCGCCCAGGAGCAGCCAGGTGGGGGAGTTCCTGAGAgagagggtgggggcgggggagcggGCAGCTGAGCTGAGGTCCCTGCCTGCAGCTCTGGCCTTAGCCTCACCCTCTTGGCTCCTGCAGCTTCTCCAGACCACCAACAACTCCCCAGTGAACTCCAAGCCCCAGCAGATTAAGATGCAATCGACAAAAAAGGGCCCCCTGACCAAACGAGAAGATGGGGGCTCGGCTGGAGGGCCAGCAGTAGGGGCACCTCCGCCTGGAGACGAAGCCTGCTCTCTAGGAGCTGCACAGCCAGCTACGTCCAGCAGTCTCCAGCCACAGGTGAGCGCGCGTCCCGGGCTGGTCCTGGGCCCCTGGCTGAGGGTGCGGCCATTACTCTAGTGGGTAGAGGTGACAAGTAGGAGAGCCTCAGGCAGCCTTCCCTCACTGCCACGTCTGTTCATAGATAGAAGGTGTTTcccacagctcctggcacataaGTGCTATCTAAGTGTGAGCTATTTGTCTCTTAAGGCagtgttttttaatctttgagATGTGGCCTacataaaatcaatttaattgGTACTGCTTATTAGCATTTCCTTTTAATCAAATAGACTAGAAAAATGTCATCTTCCCTTTCCTAGTCAGAGTaagtattgtgtgtgtgtgtgagtgtgagagtgacGCGTGTGCGCTGCCATCCAAACGGTTTGAGAGACGCTGCCTTAGAGGGTCCTCCTGTGCCTCCTTCCTGACATGGCACCTCTGGAGGGGTAGGTGGCCTTGGGCCCTGTGTCACTGTGGCTCTCAATCAGCATCTCCTACCTGCTCTCTCCTGGCACGCCCTCACCTCGCTCCTTCCGGAgtctgtctctctccacctcctctgctCTCTTTCCCGCATTGAGCCATTCCTCTGGCTCATTCATTCCCTTCCTCTGTCCACCTATtagtggtggcagatgttggtttctgttctctttgtgcTTCTCTGAATGGCTCCCTCTCATGCCGTTATCACATGTAACCCACCCattcaggaggaagggagggtgggcCAGCTCCACCTGACAGAGAGGAAGTGCCAGGCTCTGGGTCACATCAGAGATGACCACTCAGGCTAGGCTGGGACCACATTAGCTCGTCTCCTGCCGCCTCTTcccactgccccagcccctctgctGTCTTGTCCTGCTCCAATGGGCCACTGCTTCTCaagctgcttctttctctgtttcagcCCAAGCCCAGCAGTGGCGGCCGGCGACGGGGGGGCCAGCGTCATAAGGTGAAGTCCCAGGGGGCCTGCGTGACCCCTGGCAGCGGCTGCTGAATCTACCCCAGGCCCACCCTGTCCACCCAAAGGATCCTCGTGCTCTGGCCACTGCTCCACCAGATGGGCCAGAGCAGCTCTGACCACCACTCACCCTCCCCCAGGCCACAGCCGGAGCCTCATCATTCCCTCACCCCCGTTTTCCAGGGGGGTTGTAATTTATAAGCTGAGGAAGGTGGCCAGATTTCTGGAGGACTGACCATCTCCCACCCTCTTCCCTGCCTTCTTCCTCACCCCTGTTTTTTGTACATCTGGGCccttagtttttattctttttattatatatcTATCTCTCTaccgtgtgtgtgcatgtgtgcgcgtgcgtgtgcgtgtgtgttgcAGGAGTGCGGCTGGTCAGGGTCCTGGcagtctcttttcctcttccctggccGCCTGCCCGTTCATCCGCGTGTCTCTGCAAGAACCTTCAGGGGCTGTCAGGAGCTGAAGGCGCCCTCCTTCCCTGGGTTCTCTCCTCTGTGCCCGGAGCTCCTCCATGGAGCCAGACCCCGGCCTGAGGGGCTTCTGGGTGTAAGTGTCTGCTGCTGCCAGAGCAGGGAGCCCTCCGGCGATGTGGGGACTTTAACAGGTGGAGAGTGGTggcttcctcttttctctgtctccctctttttctccttaaacCCCAGAACAGGTAATGCCAAAAGCTCTTAAGTTGTAACCTGTAGATGTGTGGAGGGGAGAGGCGATTGGATTGTAGGACCCTCCCCGCCCCTAACTCTGACCCTTGCCACTGACCCAAAGATGGATGGTGGCTTTGCTTTCCCCTTGGAGACAATCCTGTGCTTGCCTGGCTGGCCAGGGTGATGGCTGCTGTGCCGATCTGCCGGGCTGGAGGCTCTCTCCTTGCCCAGGAGCCACCTCCTGCTTGGACTTTGACTCTGAATCTTGTTGGGCCTCGGCGCTTAGCCTGCTCAGGTTGTGCTCACTAGCGCCTCCCATTGGTTGGGGTACGGGGTGTTCCTCTGAGCCAGGCCAGGcacccctccttccccaccacaCCCCTGCCACGTCGCCCCAACATGGCTGCTACAGGAGCACAACAGTGAAGGGCCTGAGCCCCAGGTTTGGACACCCCGATTGGGGtgtggggaggcaggcagggcagagtGAAAAAGACTCTTccaggcccagcacagagcagtcAGATCTCTGGAATAATCACTGCCTGGGTGGCGGTGGGTTTCCCAGGCCAGAGATGGCAGTGGGGCTCTGAGCCAGCCTTGTCCGAGCTGTGGACTGAAGCCCCAGTTTAGGGTGAACTGATGGGCGGAGACGTGTTCCTTCTCTCGCCGGGCAGTCACCCAGCTAGCTGGGTCCCTCCCCAGCCTTGCCGCCCCCTTCCCTGTTCCTCCTGCTTCCAGGCTGCTGGTTCCTCTCCAACCCTCCTTCCAGTTACTTCTAGTTACCACTAACCTGTGGCCATGGACTGACCAGACCAGcacacaaaataaaagtttgtttgAAGTTGACAGTGTCACgttccctgcccagcccctccaggTGGAGGTGCTGCCACGGGGAACACTCACTCTGCCTGCCCCAGAGCCCCGGGCTGcagagcagggcagggctgggaggagcccAGCTTCTCCTGTCAGGCAGACGTGGCTTGAAAACCCAGGCTCCTCCACCAGCGTTGACACAGGACAAGTTGCCAACCTTCTCTGaactgtttcctcatctacagcAAGAGGTGAATGCTTAcgtcagggttgttgtgaggattcagtgagcgAGTGTCTCTGAGGCCCTGACGTGGTGCCCAGCATGTGGGAGGTGCCAGTGGACGGTCAGCACACTGCTTACCACTCACACTTGCTCCCAGGTCTGTAGTAGAGGCCACAAGCTGGGGGACAGGCTGGAAAGGAGAAATGTGGCATTGACACCTCTCTGCTGTGTGGCTGGGGCTGAGCCAGGTGTCTCACTCACTTCATGTACTTTGACATTCGCAGCTGCCATCTGCGAGGGAGGTGGTGTTAGTCCCGTTAGTTAAGGAAACAAGCTCAGAGGAGCAGTGCCGCCAGCAGGCGTGTTCGTTCTCGCACCAGCCATTCCCGGTCAGCCACTCCAGCATGTCCTTTGGCCCCTGCCTGTTTCCCGGTTGCTTTTTGACTCTGGTTCTGCTTCCAGGGGCTCCAGTGTTGAGCAGCTCCCTGCTGTCTGTCCCCTTGGCGGTGCTTTGGAATTTGTCTTTCCACAGGACTTGGCCATGGTGGAACCTCAGAgcattttgtttgaattcttttgcCCCTGTGAGCGTAACCACTTTCCCTACATTTGGAAGCTGCGGCCTCCACTCTGGCCTCTGCCTCAGACACTCAGGAGGTCGGTCTGGATCTCTGTGGTCACCACACCTACTAGCAGGGGCTGACTGAGTATAGCATTTTACTGTTGTTAACAGGGACTACGAAGGTCCCCTGTGGGTCTCAGCTCCACCAACTATCCATTTGGAACAAACACCAGCCCTTTTATAGTTGATGAAGAATAAAGTTGTTAATCCGATCCTCTCATGGCAAATCCTGACCGTTCTGTATGTGCAGCTAGCGTTTGTGGTGTCTTTAGTTCAGTCAGACCACTCTTCTGGCTTACTGGCCTACCTGGCACAGGAGAGGGCAACAGCAATGTgccatggggcagggggaggcccAGGTTTGACTGGGGTCACGGGAGCTACCACAGAGAAGACGGTGTGAGGGTTGAGGGGCCAGTAGGATTAGGACGTGTGCAGACGGGCAGAAGGTATGTGCCTGGCCCAGAGGGCACGAGCAGGGGCACTGAGCCTGGACAGCGTGTGGCAAGTTCCAGGGACTCGTTTATTGGTGTTTGGGGATGTCTCCTTTGTTGAAAAATGGTGCTAGATGCAGAGCAGGTGTTGAGTGAAATAGGGGTGAGTGGAGTGAGGATTGTGGGGGGCGAGCCGTGGGACTAGCTCTGTCCCTGGACTTAGAGCTGAGGGGTTGAGGATCTGGCCCAAAGCCTCAGGCTAAATTTGcactccccctgcctccctctcctgtgGCATCCCTAAACCCCTCCCTCCTGACCTGTTCTTGCTATATTTTCTTGGCTGAGACGGGGCCCCGCTGTGGGCCAGGTGTCGGTCAGGACAAGAGGCCTCGTTTGGGAGTTCAGCTGGGGAACCGCCCCTGGCTCTTGAAGCAGCTCATTGGAGGCACTGGATCTGAGGGGAGATTTGTGGGGAAGGGCCGGGACCTGTAGGACCTGAGCTGGCAGATTCTGGCTCCTCAGGGGACCCACCCCTTGTCCTGTCCCAGTACAGGGACCAGGGGCGAATGTGTAACTCCCATGGAGGAGGATGGTCAGTAGTGAAGTGGGTAACTTTCTGCTCAGATGGCACAGAGAGAGACGCGAGAAAAGCCTCCTGCTTTATCACATGTCAGTGACGGCCCATAAAGccacctcccttcttcctcctgcctcccctcggGCCCAGCAGCACTGGCGCAGGGCCTGCCGCAGGCCCCATCCCTCATCACGGCAGGGGTTTAGCTGAGAGGCTTGGGTTTCTCAAGTTTTAGAGTAAGTCTTCGGGGCATTGTTTTGGCTCAgaattcattctctcattttccCAAGAGCAGATTCCCCGTGTGATGGCCAGATAAAAACCCCACACTCCATTAATCCTgggcataatttattttttgcatagGCATAAATTAGAATCTGGAGATAAAAAATTAAGAACCAATAGTGCAGCATTTGTGACAGGAGAGCGCAAAACAAAACCTGGTTGTCCGGGGCAGGGGCTGTGCCGAGGCCCGTGCTGGAGGACCACAGGTGGCCACAGCCTcgcctccaccccagccccagccggggcccagccctgctcctcagGGCACCTGCCTGCACAGCAGCCACTTCTGCCCCCTTCCCACAGGCTGGAACCAACCACATGACTAGAACCAGTGCCCCGAGCCCCTGTGGCAGCCAGGTTACAAGGAACTGAAGTCACCCAGTGCCCCACAGAACGGGGCTAGGAATCAAGCCTTTAGCTTTTCAGTTAAAAAAGAccttgaaaaatatatacataatacagCAGGGCCTACTGGGTCTAAAAGCGCCCCCCTTAGGCCCCTTCCCtacccagcctcctcccccagccccccacccgaCTGTCCCCCATAGAAAACAACCTAGAAAGGAAACatagaaaggaaacagaattgaGCAAGAGCTGAAAGGGCCCCAGGGGGGTGGCTGAGAGTTAAGGCCCCTTACATCAGGGACCTGATTGGGATGGGGGGGCAGGGCCCACAGTGCAGACAGACCTCCTCCCACCATGACACCCTGAACAGGTCATCATTGTCACTGGACCACAAGAGCCCAGGCCATCCCTTGCTCTCCACCCTTTCAGCTGATCCCAGATGCTTATGGCCTCAGACAGGTCTGGGGTCCCTGCACCCTAGGGGAGGGCAAGCCCTAGCAGGAATGGGGAGCAGAGTGGGCCCCAGTCTCATCATCAGGAGAGAGAACGCAGCTACTGTCCCCGGCAGAGGGGAATcttacagggctggcccctgggcccctcagggtcacacaggtagcagccctgaggctcagaggagccaGACCCTCTACGGTACAAGAAGCCCTACGGCCCACCTCAACCTGGGACAAACACAGCTTATAGAAGTCCTTCAGGCACACTGTGGGCCAAGCTCCCCTAGGTTGATGGCACTAGCTTTCTGGAAGAGCCCAGCTGCCATCTCCCAGGAGCTTCCTGCCTGGGGCCCAGTCCCAACCTGTACTCTCCTTCCAGagggcctcccctccctgcctggggACAGGTAGCTTGCCTGCCCCAGGCCCTAGCTTGTCCCACCTAGAGCTTTGGCACCTGCTTCATTCACACACCTCCCAACGGCAGTTCCCGTGTGCCAGCCCTCCACCAGGGGTAAGGGGCAGTCCGGTCTCCCCACCTTCGCTGGAACATGTTCACtcatcccctctccctgcctctcagtCCCCCATGATATGCTACATATATACACCCTCCCAGGAGGAGGAGGTAGATGCCCGGTGCTGGCGCGAGgagaacaaagaatgaaaagacgCTGGAGCCTGCCATCCACCTCAAGCCGCCCTGTTGCTAGGAAAGCCTGCACATTCCTTCTCATCCCCACTGGGCAGGGGTTCCCGCTCCGGGAAGTCAGTGCACTGATCAAGCGTGTTGGGGGGAGTGGCAGGGCTGCTGCTCACCCACTCCCAGAGGGGGCGCATGCGGAGAGGAGCTGGCCTCCCAGCTGGCTGGCAGTGGCACAGAGGCGGCCTAGTGGGCGGGCTCCCCGTGCACCCTGAAGCGGTAGATGCAGGTGTACTCGGGGTGGCCCCAGTTAGTCAGGATCCGCAGCT contains the following coding sequences:
- the GTPBP1 gene encoding GTP-binding protein 1 isoform X1, which encodes MAAERSRSPMDSPVPASMFAPEPSSPGAARAAAAAARLHGGFDSDCSEDGEALNGEPELDLTSKLVLVSPTSEQYDSLLRQMWERMDEGCGETIYVIGQGSDGTEYGLSEADMEASYATVKSMAEQIEADVILLRERQEAGGRVRDYLVRKRVGDNDFLEVRVAVVGNVDAGKSTLLGVLTHGELDNGRGFARQKLFRHKHEIESGRTSSVGNDILGFDSEGNVVNKPDSHGGSLEWTKICEKSTKVITFIDLAGHEKYLKTTVFGMTGHLPDFCMLMVGSNAGIVGMTKEHLGLALALNVPVFVVVTKIDMCPANILQETLKLLQRLLKSPGCRKIPVLVQSKDDVIVTASNFSSERMCPIFQISNVTGENLDLLKMFLNLLSPRTSYREEEPAEFQIDDTYSVPGVGTVVSGTTLRGLIKLNDTLLLGPDPLGNFLSIAVKSIHRKRMPVKEVRGGQTASFALKKIKRSSIRKGMVMVSPRLNPQASWEFEAEILVLHHPTTISPRYQAMVHCGSIRQTATILSMDKDCLRTGDKATVHFRFIKTPEYLHIDQRLVFREGRTKAVGTITKLLQTTNNSPVNSKPQQIKMQSTKKGPLTKREDGGSAGGPAVGAPPPGDEACSLGAAQPATSSSLQPQPKPSSGGRRRGGQRHKVKSQGACVTPGSGC
- the GTPBP1 gene encoding GTP-binding protein 1 isoform X4; translation: MEASYATVKSMAEQIEADVILLRERQEAGGRVRDYLVRKRVGDNDFLEVRVAVVGNVDAGKSTLLGVLTHGELDNGRGFARQKLFRHKHEIESGRTSSVGNDILGFDSEGNVVNKPDSHGGSLEWTKICEKSTKVITFIDLAGHEKYLKTTVFGMTGHLPDFCMLMVGSNAGIVGMTKEHLGLALALNVPVFVVVTKIDMCPANILQETLKLLQRLLKSPGCRKIPVLVQSKDDVIVTASNFSSERMCPIFQISNVTGENLDLLKMFLNLLSPRTSYREEEPAEFQIDDTYSVPGVGTVVSGTTLRGLIKLNDTLLLGPDPLGNFLSIAVKSIHRKRMPVKEVRGGQTASFALKKIKRSSIRKGMVMVSPRLNPQASWEFEAEILVLHHPTTISPRYQAMVHCGSIRQTATILSMDKDCLRTGDKATVHFRFIKTPEYLHIDQRLVFREGRTKAVGTITKLLQTTNNSPVNSKPQQIKMQSTKKGPLTKREDGGSAGGPAVGAPPPGDEACSLGAAQPATSSSLQPQPKPSSGGRRRGGQRHKVKSQGACVTPGSGC
- the GTPBP1 gene encoding GTP-binding protein 1 isoform X2 — translated: MRRDHICHWAGIRLMSGLLSPDGTEYGLSEADMEASYATVKSMAEQIEADVILLRERQEAGGRVRDYLVRKRVGDNDFLEVRVAVVGNVDAGKSTLLGVLTHGELDNGRGFARQKLFRHKHEIESGRTSSVGNDILGFDSEGNVVNKPDSHGGSLEWTKICEKSTKVITFIDLAGHEKYLKTTVFGMTGHLPDFCMLMVGSNAGIVGMTKEHLGLALALNVPVFVVVTKIDMCPANILQETLKLLQRLLKSPGCRKIPVLVQSKDDVIVTASNFSSERMCPIFQISNVTGENLDLLKMFLNLLSPRTSYREEEPAEFQIDDTYSVPGVGTVVSGTTLRGLIKLNDTLLLGPDPLGNFLSIAVKSIHRKRMPVKEVRGGQTASFALKKIKRSSIRKGMVMVSPRLNPQASWEFEAEILVLHHPTTISPRYQAMVHCGSIRQTATILSMDKDCLRTGDKATVHFRFIKTPEYLHIDQRLVFREGRTKAVGTITKLLQTTNNSPVNSKPQQIKMQSTKKGPLTKREDGGSAGGPAVGAPPPGDEACSLGAAQPATSSSLQPQPKPSSGGRRRGGQRHKVKSQGACVTPGSGC
- the GTPBP1 gene encoding GTP-binding protein 1 isoform X3 — protein: MWERMDEGCGETIYVIGQGSDGTEYGLSEADMEASYATVKSMAEQIEADVILLRERQEAGGRVRDYLVRKRVGDNDFLEVRVAVVGNVDAGKSTLLGVLTHGELDNGRGFARQKLFRHKHEIESGRTSSVGNDILGFDSEGNVVNKPDSHGGSLEWTKICEKSTKVITFIDLAGHEKYLKTTVFGMTGHLPDFCMLMVGSNAGIVGMTKEHLGLALALNVPVFVVVTKIDMCPANILQETLKLLQRLLKSPGCRKIPVLVQSKDDVIVTASNFSSERMCPIFQISNVTGENLDLLKMFLNLLSPRTSYREEEPAEFQIDDTYSVPGVGTVVSGTTLRGLIKLNDTLLLGPDPLGNFLSIAVKSIHRKRMPVKEVRGGQTASFALKKIKRSSIRKGMVMVSPRLNPQASWEFEAEILVLHHPTTISPRYQAMVHCGSIRQTATILSMDKDCLRTGDKATVHFRFIKTPEYLHIDQRLVFREGRTKAVGTITKLLQTTNNSPVNSKPQQIKMQSTKKGPLTKREDGGSAGGPAVGAPPPGDEACSLGAAQPATSSSLQPQPKPSSGGRRRGGQRHKVKSQGACVTPGSGC